A portion of the Lolium rigidum isolate FL_2022 chromosome 1, APGP_CSIRO_Lrig_0.1, whole genome shotgun sequence genome contains these proteins:
- the LOC124675242 gene encoding probable inactive DNA (cytosine-5)-methyltransferase DRM3, with protein MGFSPKIVDKMLQKNGEHDPNSILEALLSHSEMVKPLYGEMDRIVSLLEMGFTKEEVSFSVDCFGQEATVEELADSIFARRIANTIEQRQVKIESELVSKTKTEYSDSNGRLRFYDDDDNNKRFKRVKHMFRDDGGASSSRAANTPWLSGGVRSLSNGFVKKRDNEMGPGSGANVHVDIGKPPYFLYGNVVDISKDAWHELSDFLFCVQPEFVNTQTFSALSRKEGYIHNLPTDGRHVVGSNSPMIIEGAVPFTIEDSMQPHQLELALGYPSGHTDMLGLSTQERIAAMRFGFQTDTISFLLSALKEMYPDGLRVLSIYSGVGGAEVALHRLGIPLKCVVSVEESEVNRQILKRWWGKTKQAGKLRQVSSIHKVNTSVLQDLIDEFRGFDLVVGGTYSNCEGGELPANSTLCEFYNYARVVTILRNLYGLR; from the exons ATGGGATTTTCACCAAAGATCGTAGACAAGATGCTTCAGAAAAATG GTGAACATGATCCAAACAGTATATTGGAGGCTCTTCTGTCACATTCT GAAATGGTGAAACCGTTGTATGGAGAAATGGATAGAATTGTTTCTTTGCTAGAGATGGGTTTTACTAAGGAGGAAGTGTCATTTTCTGTTGACTGTTTTG GTCAGGAAGCAACAGTTGAGGAGCTGGCTGACTCAATTTTTGCAAGACGTATTGCCAATACCATTGAGCAGAGACAG GTCAAAATTGAGTCTGAATTGGTAAGCAAAACCAAAACTGAGTATTCAGATTCCAAtgggagattgaggttttatgacgATGATGACAACAACAAAAGGTTTAAAAGGGTGAAGCATATGTTCAGAGATGATGGAGGGGCTTCAAGTAGTCGTGCTGCCAACACTCCATGGCTAAGCGGTGGTGTCAGGTCATTGAGTAATGGGTTTGTGAAGAAAAGAGATAATGAGATGGGACCAGGCTCTGGTGCAAATGTTCATGTCGATATTGGCAAGCCCCCCTATTTCCTCTATGGAAACGTTGTCGACATCAGCAAAGATGCATGGCACGAATTGTCAGATTTCTTGTTCTGTGTGCAGCCCGAGTTTGTAAATACCCAGACATTCTCAGCTTTGAGTCGGAAGGAAGGCTATATTCATAACCTCCCAACAGATGGAAGACATGTTGTGGGCTCAAATTCACCAATGATAATTGAAGGCGCAGTGCCATTCACAATTGAAGACTCTATGCAGCCACACCAACTGGAACTTGCACTGGGTTATCCATCTGGCCATACGGATATGCTTGGTCTAAGCACACAAGAGAGGATTGCTGCCATGAGATTTGGCTTTCAAACTGATACCATCTCTTTTCTCTTGTCGGCCCTAAAAGAAATGTATCCAGATGGGCTGAGGGTATTGTCTATCTATAGTGGAGTTGGAGGTGCAGAGGTTGCTCTGCACCGTCTTGGTATTCCACTGAAGTGTGTAGTATCGGTCGAAGAATCTGAGGTTAACAGGCAGATCCTGAAACGGTGGTGGGGAAAGACGAAGCAGGCTGGGAAGCTGAGACAAGTGTCTAGCATCCATAAGGTGAACACAAGTGTACTCCAGGATCTAATCGATGAGTTCCGTGGCTTTGACTTAGTGGTTGGTGGAACCTACAGTAATTGCGAAGGTGGCGAGTTGCCAGCAAACTCTACCTTATGTGAGTTCTATAACTATGCTCGTGTTGTTACCATCCTGAGAAATCTGTACGGGCTGAGGTAG
- the LOC124646829 gene encoding 3-ketoacyl-CoA synthase 5-like, with the protein MVSSPALGSKHWLKPLYQLVVNNFLVVVVVPVSAAVALRKAVQLGPDELLSRLHEFQQVHVFMAVFLPLAFATLYLMSRPRSVYLVDYACCRPKPNCRVSMASFTENLRCMPYLEDGAFRFIIRMLQRSGLGDQTYLHPSLHHIPPRCCLSSSRDEAEQVIFAAMDDLLAKTSVAPGDIDILVTNCSAFNPTPSLADIIVNRYKLRDDVRSVHVSGMGCSAGVIALEVARNLLQAVPRGARALVVSTETTSLINYTGKNRAMLLPAALFRMGAAAVLLSTSRSESRFRLTHIVRTLTAAEDRAYRCAYQEEDEEGQTGVNLSKDLVAIAGETLKANIVAIGSVVLPPSEKLLFALSLVLRKVLGKKIKLYVPDFRTAFEHFCIHAGGRAVVDAVQSSLCLSDENVEPSRMTLHRFGNTSSSSLWYELAYIEAKRRTRKGDRLWMVGFGSGFKCNSAVWECIRSPSDTTVGAPWADSIHQYPVKIQKVG; encoded by the coding sequence ATGGTTAGCTCGCCGGCCCTTGGCAGCAAGCACTGGCTTAAACCCCTGTACCAGCTGGTTGTGAACAACTTCCTCGTCGTCGTGGTGGTGCCGGTCTCAGCCGCCGTCGCTCTCCGCAAAGCCGTGCAGCTCGGCCCTGACGAGCTCCTCTCTCGGCTCCATGAGTTTCAGCAGGTTCACGTTTTCATGGCTGTCTTCCTTCCGCTTGCCTTCGCAACCCTCTACCTGATGAGCCGCCCTCGCAGCGTGTACCTGGTGGACTACGCCTGCTGCCGGCCGAAACCCAACTGCCGCGTCTCCATGGCCTCCTTCACCGAGAACTTACGATGCATGCCGTACCTCGAGGACGGCGCCTTCCGCTTCATAATACGCATGCTCCAGCGCTCAGGCCTCGGCGACCAGACGTACCTCCACCCGTCCCTGCACCACATCCCGCCGCGTTGCTGCCTGAGCTCAAGCCGCGACGAGGCGGAGCAGGTCATCTTCGCCGCCATGGACGACCTGCTCGCCAAGACGTCCGTAGCTCCGGGCGACATCGACATACTCGTGACCAACTGCAGCGCCTTCAACCCGACGCCGAGCCTGGCGGACATCATTGTGAACAGGTACAAGCTGCGTGACGACGTCCGGAGCGTGCACGTATCCGGCATGGGGTGCAGCGCGGGGGTGATCGCCTTGGAGGTGGCGAGGAACCTCCTGCAGGCGGTGCCGCGGGGCGCGCGTGCTCTGGTGGTGTCCACGGAGACAACCTCGCTCATCAACTACACGGGGAAGAACCGGGCGATGCTCCTGCCCGCCGCGCTGTTCCGCATGGGGGCGGCCGCGGTGCTGCTGTCGACGTCCAGATCGGAGTCCCGGTTCCGGCTCACGCACATCGTTCGGACGCTCACCGCCGCGGAGGACAGGGCGTACCGGTGCGCgtaccaggaggaggacgaggaggggcAGACGGGGGTGAACCTGTCCAAGGACCTGGTGGCCATCGCGGGGGAGACGCTCAAGGCCAACATCGTGGCCATAGGGTCCGTCGTCCTCCCGCCGTCGGAGAAGCTGCTCTTCGCGCTGTCGCTGGTTTTGCGGAAGGTGCTCGGCAAGAAAATCAAGCTGTACGTGCCTGATTTCCGCACGGCGTTTGAGCATTTCTGCATCCATGCCGGTGGCCGGGCGGTGGTGGACGCGGTGCAGAGTAGCCTATGCTTGTCTGATGAGAACGTGGAGCCGTCGCGGATGACGCTCCACCGGTTCGGGAACACGTCGAGCAGCTCGCTCTGGTACGAGCTGGCCTACATCGAGGCCAAGAGACGGACGCGGAAGGGCGACCGGCTTTGGATGGTCGGCTTCGGGTCTGGGTTCAAGTGCAACAGCGCCGTGTGGGAGTGCATCAGGTCGCCCAGCGACACCACTGTTGGCGCGCCCTGGGCTGATTCCATCCATCAGTATCCTGTGAAGATCCAAAAGGTTGGCTGA